The following coding sequences are from one Zalophus californianus isolate mZalCal1 chromosome 5, mZalCal1.pri.v2, whole genome shotgun sequence window:
- the BHMT gene encoding betaine--homocysteine S-methyltransferase 1, protein MAPVGGKKAKRGILERLNSGEVVIGDGGFVFALEKRGYVKAGPWTPEAAVEHPEAVRQLHREFLRAGSNVMQTFTFYASEDKLENRGNYVAEKISGQKVNEAACDIARQVADEGDALVAGGVSQTPSYLSCKRETEVKKVFQQQLEVFMKKNVDFLIAEYFEHVEEAVWAVEALKTSGKPVAATMCIGPEGDLHGVSPGECAVRLVKAGASIVGVNCHFDPTISLQTVKLMKEGLEAARLKAHLMSQPLAYHTPDCNKQGFIDLPEFPFGLEPRVATRWDIQKYAREAYNLGIRYIGGCCGFEPYHIRAIAEELAPERGLLPPASEKHGSWGSGLDMHTKPWIRARARKEYWENLRIASGRPYNPSMSKPDAWGVTKGTAELMQQKEATTEQQLKELFEKQKFKSAQ, encoded by the exons ATGGCACCCGTTGGGGGCAAAAAGGCCAAGAGG GGCATTCTAGAACGGTTAAACTCTGGAGAAGTTGTGATTGGAGATGGAGGGTTTGTCTTTGCACTCGAGAAGAGGGGCTACGTGAAGGCAGGCCCCTGGACTCCAGAAGCTGCTGTGGAACATCCAGAAGCAG TTCGCCAGCTTCATCGAGAGTTCCTCAGAGCTGGATCCAACGTCATGCAAACCTTCACCTTTTATGCAAGTGAAGACAAGCTGGAGAACAGGGGAAACTATGTTGCAGAGAAAATATCT GGGCAGAAAGTCAATGAAGCTGCTTGTGACATTGCCCGGCAAGTGGCTGATGAGGGAGACGCTTTGGTGGCAGGAGGCGTGAGTCAAACACCTTCATACCTTAGTTGCAAGAGAGAAACTGAAGTTAAAAAAGTATTTCAGCAACAGTTAGAGGTCTTTATGAAGAAGAACGTGGACTTCTTGATTGCCGAG TATTTCGAGCATGTTGAAGAGGCTGTGTGGGCAGTGGAAGCCTTGAAAACATCTGGGAAACCTGTGGCAGCAACCATGTGCATCGGCCCAGAGGGAGATTTGCATGGCGTAAGCCCCGGGGAGTGTGCAGTGCGCCTGGTTAAAGCAG GAGCTTCCATTGTTGGCGTGAACTGCCATTTTGATCCTACAATTAGTTTACAAACAGTGAAGCTCATGAAAGAAGGCTTGGAGGCTGCCCGACTGAAAGCCCACCTGATGAGTCAGCCATTGGCCTACCACACTCCTGACTGCAACAAACAGGGATTTATCGATCTACCGGAATTCCCCTTTG GACTGGAGCCCAGAGTTGCAACCAGATGGGATATTCAAAAATATGCCAGAGAGGCCTACAATCTGGGCATCAGGTACATTGGCGGGTGCTGTGGATTTGAGCCCTACCACATCAGGGCAATTGCAGAGGAGCTGGCCCCCGAAAGGGGCCTTTTGCCCCCAGCTTCGGAAAAGCATGGCAGCTGGGGAAGTGGTTTGGACATGCACACCAAACCATGGATTAGAGCAAG GGCCAGGAAGGAATACTGGGAGAATCTTCGGATAGCCTCAGGCAGGCCATACAACCCTTCAATGTCAAAGCCCGACGCCTGGGGAGTGACCAAAGGAACAGCTGAGCTGATGCAGCAGAAAGAAGCCACAACTGAGCAGCAGCTGAAAGAGCTCTtcgaaaaacagaaatttaaatctGCACAGTAG